The Syntrophotalea acetylenivorans genome contains the following window.
GTCGATTATCTGGAGCACACAGGCCAGAGCAATGCCGAACGTCATTTGGTCGACCTCGGTTCGCGTAAAACCAAATTCTGCTGCCCGCAACTCTGGCAGCGCATGTTCATTCACCCGGACGGGGTGGCCACTGCCTGCTGCATCGATTCAGCCCGCGAACTGCAGGTGGGCAACGTTTTCGAGAAAAGTACAAAGGATATTTGGTTAGGCGAGGAATATCAGAAACTCCGTGAACTGCACGCTTCCGGCCGTTTCGCCGAGATTCCCACTTGCGCCCGTTGCCCCCTGGCGCAATATTGATTGAATGGAGGCCTTCATGTACCTGAACATTGCGATCGAAGATCTATGCATGCCCGAGCAGGCCTCTTTGCGCGAGGCGATTTCCGTACTACAGAACGGTGCCAAACAGATAGCTCTGGTAGTGGACAAAGAACGCCGTCTTTTGGGAACCATAACCGATGGCGACCTGCGGCGGGCCATGCTCGGTGGGGTTACCATGGAAGCATCGGCGGCTAGTGTCATGCAACGCTCTTTCATTGCCGGGCGCGAAAAGATGGAAAAGGCTGATGTCTTCGCTTTAATGCAGGAAAAGCTGATTCGCCATGTTCCCCTACTCAACCGAGCCGGAATCCTGGTCGACCTGGCCTGGATTTCCGACCTTATCCAACAAGACCAGCTGGACTTGTCGGCCGTGGTCATGGCCGGCGGCTTCGGCAAACGTCTGCTGCCCCTGACCGAAAGCCTGCCAAAACCGATGCTGCCGGTCGGCGACCGGCCGGTCATGGAACATATCATCGGTAATCTACGCGGCGCCGGGATCCGCGACGTCAATGTAACCACCCACTATATGCCGGAAAAAATCATCAATTATTTTGGTAACGGCCGCAACTTTGGTGTTAGGATCAACTACGTTTCAGAGGATCGACCTTTGGGCACCGCCGGAGCTTTGGGCCTAATGCCTGTTCCAGACAGGCCGATGCTGGTAGT
Protein-coding sequences here:
- a CDS encoding nucleotidyltransferase family protein; its protein translation is MYLNIAIEDLCMPEQASLREAISVLQNGAKQIALVVDKERRLLGTITDGDLRRAMLGGVTMEASAASVMQRSFIAGREKMEKADVFALMQEKLIRHVPLLNRAGILVDLAWISDLIQQDQLDLSAVVMAGGFGKRLLPLTESLPKPMLPVGDRPVMEHIIGNLRGAGIRDVNVTTHYMPEKIINYFGNGRNFGVRINYVSEDRPLGTAGALGLMPVPDRPMLVVNGDIMTQVDYRAMQAFHREHEADLTVGVRQYDLQIPYGVMVCEGAEVRKLSEKPNHKFLVNAGIYMLEPAVHRFIPRNERFDMTELIEALIRDGRRVVSFPIMEYWLDIGQHEDYQQAQTDQGKRRMSA